In Phragmites australis chromosome 17, lpPhrAust1.1, whole genome shotgun sequence, the following are encoded in one genomic region:
- the LOC133897230 gene encoding ferrochelatase-1, chloroplastic-like, protein MECRVLGSRCAGTGAQILGKTGSATPCGKAPSFTSFTGSTKHEQNLHGNGKPLQLAGSGYTRLVNRSPVLKRQWNLAARSSSANVCTTFDDAMVVSSDAVEEKIGVLLLNLGGPETLDDVQPFLFNLFADPDIIRLPRLFRFLQRPLAKLISTFRAPKSKEGYASIGGGSPLRKITDEQANALKIALEKKKLHANIYVGMRYWYPFTEEAIDQIKKDRITKLVVLPLYPQYSISTSGSSIRVLQDIVKEDSYLSGLPISIIESWYQRDGYVKSMADLIEKELSIFSNPEEVMIFFSAHGVPLTYVEDAGDPYRDQMEDCIALIMGELRSRGILNSHTLAYQSRVGPVQWLKPYTDEVLLELGQKGVKSLLAVPVSFVSEHIETLEEIDMEYKELALESGIENWGRVPALGCTSSFISDLADAVVEALPTASSLTRKPNNTGSDMDVMQYLTKMFFGSILAFVLLLSPRLISVFRNTML, encoded by the exons ATGGAGTGCCGGGTTCTTGGCTCCAGGTGCGCCGGCACCGGGGCGCAAATCTTGGGGAAGACCGGGTCCGCGAC GCCATGCGGTAAAGCACCTTCTTTTACAAGTTTTACTGGTTCTACCAAACATGAGCAGAACTTGCATGGGAATGGTAAACCCTTGCAATTAGCAGGAAGTGGATACACTCGTTTGGTTAACAGAAGTCCAGTACTGAAACGGCAGTGGAATCTTGCTGCTAGGTCTAGCTCTGCAAATGTTTGTACTACTTTTGATGATGCCATGGTTGTATCTTCTGATGCTGTTGAAGAAAAAATTGGAGTACTCTTATTAAATCTTGGTGGTCCAGAGACCCTGGATGATGTTCAACCATTTTTGTTCAACCTGTTTGCTGATCCA GATATAATTCGACTCCCTAGGCTGTTCAGGTTTCTTCAAAGACCACTGGCCAAGCTTATTTCTACTTTTAGAGCACCTAAGAGTAAAGAGGGGTATGCTTCAATTGGCGGTGGATCACCTTTGAGGAAAATTACTGATGAGCAG GCAAATGCTTTGAAAATTGCActggaaaagaaaaaattgcatgcaaatATATATGTTGGAATGCGGTATTGGTACCCTTTCACAGAAGAAGCCATTGATCAG ATTAAGAAGGATAGGATTACCAAGCTTGTTGTTCTTCCACTTTACCCTCAGTACTCCATATCAACTAGTGGGTCAAGCATTCGTGTTCTCCAAGACATTGTAAA GGAAGATTCATATTTATCTGGCTTGCCAATTTCCATTATTGAATCATGGTACCAGCGTGATGGCTATGTGAAATCAATGGCTGACTTAATTGAGAAAGAGCTATCTATTTTTTCCAATCCTGAAGAG GTTATGATATTCTTCAGTGCACATGGTGTACCACTTACCTATGTTGAGGATGCTGGAGATCCTTACCGAGATCAGATGGAGGACTGCATTGCTTTGATCATGGGAGAGTTGAGATCCAGAGGAATATTAAACAGCCACACTCTAGCTTACCAG AGTCGGGTGGGGCCAGTTCAATGGCTGAAGCCATATACTGATGAAGTTTTACTCGAGCTTGGTCAAAAGGGTGTGAAAAGCCTCCTGGCTGTTCCAGTAAG TTTTGTGAGTGAGCACATTGAAACATTGGAAGAAATCGACATGGAGTACAAGGAGTTGGCTCTAGAATCGGGCATTGAGAACTGGGGTAGGGTTCCTGCCCTTGGATGTACTTCGTCGTTCATCTCTGACCTTGCGGATGCTGTTGTTGAAGCTCTGCCCACTGCTTCATCACTAACCAGAAAGCCCAACAACACCGGTTCTGACATGGACGTGATGCAGTACCTGACCAAGATGTTTTTCGGCTCAATCTTGGCATTCGTCTTGCTCTTGTCGCCAAGACTAATTTCCGTGTTCCGGAATACAATGCTTTAG